The DNA segment AGCCAGCGGCACGAGCGCCGGATTGCAGTCAAAAAACGAAGTGGGTGGCGGCTGTTCAGGGCCGGCCCGCATGCCGGCAGCGCCCGTTTGACGGCGACGGCGGAGGCAGCTTGCTTGCACCGCCGTTGGAACCGCGCTTATTATTGGCGCCTCAAAGCCCCAAGCTCGCTGTTTACATATAGTGCAGAGCCCTTAGTGGCAATAATTCGCAGGCCGCCAGAGTGCGGCCAGCAAGGACCCGATCCATGTCAAAAGCCCTCATCATCGCGGAAAAGCCATCGGTTGCTGCCGATATAGCCCGTGCCCTCGGGGGCTTTACCAAGCATGACGAATACTTCGAAAGTGACGATTACGTTCTTTCGTCGGCCGTCGGCCACCTGGTTGAAATCGCCGCCCCGGATGAATACGAAGTCAAGCGAGGCAAGTGGAGCTTCGCCAACCTGCCGGTGATTCCCCCGCACTTCGACCTGCGCCCGATCGTCAAGACCGAATCGCGCCTGAAGGTGCTCAACCGCCTGATCAAGCGCAAGGACGTCACCGGCCTGGTCAACGCCTGCGACGCGGGGCGCGAAGGGGAACTGATCTTCCGCCTGATCCAGCAGCATGCCAAGGCCAAGCAGCCAGTGCAGCGCCTGTGGCTGCAGTCGATGACGCCGCAGGCGATCCGCGACGGCTTTGCCCGCCTGCGCGACGACGCCGACATGCTGCCGCTGGCGGACGCCGCGCGCTGCCGCTCGGAAGCCGACTGGCTGGTGGGCATCAACGGCACGCGCGCGATGACCGCGTTCAACAGCAAGGGCGGCGGATTCTTCCTGACCACGGTTGGCCGGGTGCAGACCCCCACGCTGTCGATCGTCGTAGAGCGCGAAGAGAAGATCAAGAAGTTCGTCCCGCGCGACTTCTGGGAAGTGCGCGCCGAGTTCATCGCCGCCGCCGGCCTGTACGAAGGCCGCTGGTTCGACCCCACGTTCAAGAAGAGCGAGTTCGATCCCGAGGCGCGCGAGTCGCGCCTGTGGAGCGAGGCCGAGGCCAAGAGCATCGTGGCGGCCTGCCGTGACAAGACCGGCACCGTCACCGAAGAGTCAAAGCCGTCCACGCAGCAGTCGCCGGCGCTGTTCGACCTGACCACGCTGCAGCGCGAGGCCAACTCGCGCTTCGGCTTCTCGGCCAAGAACACCCTCGGCCTGGCCCAGGCGCTGTACGAAAAGCACAAGGTGCTGACTTACCCGCGTACCGACGCGCGCGCGCTGCCCGAGGACTACATGGACACGGTCAAGCAGACCATGGACATGCTGGCCGAGAGCTCGCCCAACTACCTGCCGCATGCCAAGAAGGTGCTGGCCAGCGGCTGGATCAAGCCCAACAAGAAGATCTTCGACAACAGCAAGATCAGCGATCACTTCGCTATCATCCCGACGCTGCAAGCCCCGAAGAACCTCTCGGAGCCGGAGCAGAAGCTGTATGACCTGGTGGTGCGCCGCTTCCTCGCGGTGTTCTTCCCGGCGGCCGAGTTCCAGGTCACCACCCGCGTCACCGAGGTGGCGGGCCATCATTTCAAGACCGAAGGCAAGGTCCTGGTCAATCCTGGCTGGCTGGTGGTCTACGGGCGTGAAGCCCAGGGCGACGATGCCAACCTGGTGGCGGTGGCCAAGGACGAGCGCGTCAAGGTCGACAAGGTCGACGGCGTGATGCTGACCACCAAGCCGCCCGCACGCTACAACGAAGCCACATTGCTGTCCGCCATGGAAGGCGCCGGCAAGCTGGTGGACGACGACGCGCTGCGCGAGGCCATGGCCGGCAAGGGCCTGGGCACGCCAGCCACGCGCGCGGCCATCATCGAAGGCCTGCTCGCCGAGAAGTACCTGGTGCGCGAAGGCCGTGAGCTGATTCCCACCGCCAAGGCCTTCCAGCTGATGACGCTGCTGCGTGGCCTGGGCGTGCAGGAACTGACCCAGGCCGAGCTGACCGGCGAATGGGAGCACAAGCTGTCGCAGATCGAGCGCGGCGGCCTGAAGCGCGACGAGTTCATGCGCGAGATCGCGCAGAT comes from the Cupriavidus basilensis genome and includes:
- a CDS encoding DNA topoisomerase III, producing MSKALIIAEKPSVAADIARALGGFTKHDEYFESDDYVLSSAVGHLVEIAAPDEYEVKRGKWSFANLPVIPPHFDLRPIVKTESRLKVLNRLIKRKDVTGLVNACDAGREGELIFRLIQQHAKAKQPVQRLWLQSMTPQAIRDGFARLRDDADMLPLADAARCRSEADWLVGINGTRAMTAFNSKGGGFFLTTVGRVQTPTLSIVVEREEKIKKFVPRDFWEVRAEFIAAAGLYEGRWFDPTFKKSEFDPEARESRLWSEAEAKSIVAACRDKTGTVTEESKPSTQQSPALFDLTTLQREANSRFGFSAKNTLGLAQALYEKHKVLTYPRTDARALPEDYMDTVKQTMDMLAESSPNYLPHAKKVLASGWIKPNKKIFDNSKISDHFAIIPTLQAPKNLSEPEQKLYDLVVRRFLAVFFPAAEFQVTTRVTEVAGHHFKTEGKVLVNPGWLVVYGREAQGDDANLVAVAKDERVKVDKVDGVMLTTKPPARYNEATLLSAMEGAGKLVDDDALREAMAGKGLGTPATRAAIIEGLLAEKYLVREGRELIPTAKAFQLMTLLRGLGVQELTQAELTGEWEHKLSQIERGGLKRDEFMREIAQMTQQIVKRAKEYDSDTIPGDYATLATPCPQCGSQVKENYRRFACTACEFSISKIPGGRQFEIDEVEELLLKKEIGPLQGFRSKMGRPFAAILKLGKDDEGHYKMEFDFGQNDDDNDGEPVDFTGQEAVGACPKCGGSVYEHGMKYVCENSVAVPKSCDFTTGKIILQQEISREQIGKLLGAGRTDLLTGFKSSRTGRNFKAFLAKQPDGKIGFEFEAREPKAGAKTAAKGAAAKTASAKAGDDDQAAETVSKAKAPAKKVAAKKAPAAKKAPAAKKAAAKTPAAKRATGKSRADDEATADAEEE